A part of Propioniciclava coleopterorum genomic DNA contains:
- a CDS encoding DUF6112 family protein, with protein MFDLLANVMSAPLLVPMDINIDPNTNGLPGINQLRTIVGAVMTIGLILSVLALIVSAIVWGFGANSSNPHLASRGKIGVLVSCGAAVICGSSVTLINFFWNVGQSV; from the coding sequence GTGTTCGATCTGCTCGCCAACGTCATGTCCGCGCCGCTGCTGGTGCCAATGGACATCAACATCGACCCCAACACCAACGGCCTGCCGGGGATCAACCAACTGCGCACCATCGTCGGCGCGGTGATGACCATCGGCCTCATCCTGTCCGTGCTCGCGCTGATCGTGTCCGCGATCGTGTGGGGCTTCGGCGCGAACTCCTCCAACCCACACCTCGCCTCGCGCGGGAAGATCGGCGTCCTCGTCTCCTGCGGCGCTGCGGTGATCTGCGGCTCGAGCGTGACGCTCATCAACTTCTTCTGGAACGTCGGCCAGTCCGTCTGA
- a CDS encoding TIGR02391 family protein produces the protein MSQYGVDYLQRLRAAVEKFEEAFDAWMSTQVESDHMSARGLFPTVWTKEGQDQSEVQRLELGVAEAAGLAASAVSVTGAYIGIAGLGAIDPISNWSFMSAPKAPIAPRDIRTTTANVKGRLDAMIVDAESRTDSDLPTFAPAQFHPVVWAGASAHWTTHQYRVAVREAAEGLTVHWKERLGRNDVDDTVFWQQTLSSGAPEPGKPKLTWPGGSDDKTVKSMRGGLEPLAKALNALATGLNLTVRNVTTHTRTELSEQEAMERLAAYSYLARLLDQCETASADAEESDR, from the coding sequence ATGAGTCAGTACGGGGTGGATTACCTCCAGCGGTTGCGTGCCGCTGTTGAGAAGTTCGAGGAAGCGTTCGACGCCTGGATGAGCACTCAGGTTGAGTCGGATCACATGTCGGCGCGCGGCCTCTTTCCTACTGTGTGGACAAAGGAAGGCCAGGACCAGAGCGAGGTTCAACGGCTCGAACTCGGTGTCGCGGAGGCTGCTGGCCTGGCGGCGAGCGCTGTGTCAGTGACCGGTGCCTACATTGGGATCGCTGGTCTCGGAGCGATCGACCCGATCTCTAACTGGTCATTTATGTCTGCGCCCAAGGCCCCCATCGCGCCTCGGGATATTCGGACTACGACCGCCAACGTCAAGGGCAGGCTCGACGCGATGATCGTCGACGCCGAGTCACGTACCGACTCTGACCTTCCGACCTTCGCTCCCGCACAGTTTCACCCCGTGGTCTGGGCTGGTGCTTCCGCCCATTGGACGACGCATCAGTACCGAGTTGCAGTTCGTGAAGCAGCCGAAGGCCTCACGGTCCACTGGAAGGAACGTCTCGGCCGGAACGATGTCGATGACACGGTCTTCTGGCAGCAGACGTTATCGTCGGGCGCTCCTGAACCGGGCAAGCCGAAGCTCACCTGGCCGGGAGGGTCGGATGACAAGACGGTGAAGAGCATGCGCGGCGGTCTTGAACCGCTCGCTAAGGCCCTCAACGCGCTGGCCACTGGTCTGAACCTCACGGTCCGCAACGTGACGACGCACACGCGCACCGAACTGTCCGAGCAGGAAGCGATGGAGCGCCTCGCGGCATACAGTTACCTCGCGCGCCTGCTCGACCAGTGCGAGACAGCGAGCGCCGACGCGGAGGAATCAGACCGATGA
- a CDS encoding DUF6112 family protein: MGVFPDFDGLGGIGDLRAVVGALLTFVLIVAVLMLIVSAIVWAIATAHGNYATASKGRIGVLVSVGAAVLAGGGVAWMNWLLTVGSSL; this comes from the coding sequence ATGGGTGTCTTCCCCGACTTCGACGGACTCGGCGGCATCGGCGACCTCCGCGCCGTGGTCGGCGCGCTCCTGACGTTCGTCCTGATCGTGGCCGTCCTCATGCTCATCGTCTCCGCGATCGTCTGGGCGATCGCGACGGCCCACGGAAACTACGCGACCGCCAGCAAAGGCCGCATCGGTGTCCTCGTCTCCGTCGGCGCGGCCGTCCTCGCCGGAGGCGGCGTGGCCTGGATGAACTGGCTACTCACAGTCGGTTCAAGTTTGTAG
- a CDS encoding M23 family metallopeptidase gives MFRKATIAALALLFFAPAATLLGIGVLMNPAAAYCATPAGSVNLGPIPDALTVTTANDETFTLNRQQLTHAATIITVGNGITNVGRPGIKIALMAALTESTLRMLTNTGTYPDSANYPNDGNGGDHDSLGLFQMRPQSGWGTVAELMDPNYQAQAFFGGPTGPNYPSPRGLLDIPGWQQMDPGEAAQAVEVSAFPDGYRNYAPVADSILAALTTGGGAASGAGGPAVLSSRVVFPLPEGTWVLTSPFGMRVHPITGERKMHTGTDFAAPDGTPILAAADGTVTVAEFSGGYGGLIVIEHTIDGQTVATAYAHMWQSGIHVRPGDRVNAGQHIGDVGSSGMSTGAHLHFEVRPGGTNGEAIDAAAWLNEHGAANLPTATSGSPAACNNTTAGTPTGVDGDPDRLVDDPTSSGKITARMLHLYQQTLAAFPDTGWGCYSPRPGTKSEHPLGRACDITFGNRIGQRPTPAQLDAGWKVTNWMKDNADVLGVEYLIWQGQIWSVARDAEGWRPYNGGGMHDPASITGGHYDHLHLTVKAG, from the coding sequence GTGTTCCGCAAAGCCACCATCGCAGCGCTGGCACTGCTGTTCTTCGCCCCCGCCGCCACGCTCCTCGGGATCGGGGTGCTGATGAACCCCGCCGCTGCGTACTGCGCCACACCTGCCGGGAGCGTGAACCTCGGACCGATCCCGGACGCGCTCACCGTGACCACCGCGAACGACGAGACCTTCACGCTGAATCGTCAGCAGCTCACGCACGCGGCCACGATCATCACGGTCGGCAACGGCATCACCAACGTGGGCAGGCCGGGAATCAAGATCGCGCTGATGGCCGCGCTCACCGAGTCCACGCTGCGGATGCTCACCAACACCGGCACCTACCCCGACTCGGCGAACTACCCGAACGACGGCAACGGCGGCGACCACGACTCCCTCGGCCTGTTCCAGATGCGCCCCCAATCCGGGTGGGGCACCGTCGCCGAGTTGATGGACCCGAACTATCAGGCGCAGGCGTTCTTCGGCGGGCCGACCGGCCCGAACTACCCCTCGCCGCGCGGGCTGCTCGACATCCCCGGCTGGCAACAGATGGACCCTGGCGAAGCCGCCCAAGCCGTCGAGGTCTCCGCCTTCCCCGACGGCTACCGCAACTACGCGCCCGTCGCCGACAGCATCCTCGCCGCCCTCACCACAGGCGGCGGTGCCGCTAGCGGCGCGGGCGGCCCGGCGGTCTTGTCGTCGCGGGTGGTGTTCCCGCTGCCCGAGGGCACCTGGGTGCTGACCTCGCCGTTCGGGATGCGAGTGCACCCGATCACGGGCGAACGGAAGATGCACACCGGCACCGACTTCGCCGCGCCCGACGGCACGCCGATCCTCGCCGCCGCGGATGGCACCGTGACCGTCGCGGAGTTCTCCGGTGGGTACGGCGGCCTCATCGTCATCGAGCACACCATCGACGGCCAGACCGTCGCCACGGCCTACGCGCACATGTGGCAGAGCGGCATCCACGTCCGTCCCGGTGACCGCGTGAACGCAGGGCAGCACATCGGCGATGTCGGCTCCTCGGGCATGAGCACCGGCGCACATCTGCACTTCGAGGTCCGGCCCGGCGGCACGAACGGGGAAGCCATCGACGCCGCCGCCTGGCTCAATGAGCACGGGGCTGCGAACCTGCCGACAGCGACCAGCGGATCACCCGCCGCCTGCAACAACACCACTGCGGGCACGCCGACCGGCGTCGATGGAGACCCCGACCGGCTCGTCGACGATCCCACCAGCTCGGGCAAGATCACCGCCCGCATGCTCCACCTCTACCAGCAGACCCTCGCAGCGTTCCCCGACACCGGCTGGGGCTGCTACTCACCACGCCCCGGCACCAAGTCCGAGCATCCCCTCGGCAGGGCTTGCGACATCACCTTCGGCAACCGCATCGGCCAGCGACCCACCCCGGCACAACTCGACGCCGGCTGGAAGGTCACCAACTGGATGAAGGACAACGCCGACGTGCTCGGCGTCGAGTACCTGATCTGGCAAGGCCAAATCTGGTCCGTCGCCCGCGACGCCGAGGGCTGGCGGCCATACAACGGCGGAGGCATGCACGACCCCGCCTCCATCACCGGCGGCCACTACGACCACCTCCACCTCACCGTCAAGGCAGGGTGA
- a CDS encoding ParB N-terminal domain-containing protein, with translation MTEPQIGSIQLDRTVESILVGTRHRADLGDIDALAASIGRDGLLQPLTITIDGVLVCGARRLAAIKKLGWRTVNVWVRSGLSGRLGQLLAEQDDNMLHKPYTQLEAAGLYREIKQVMAEDAARRKSATQFSSENQPGNDGGAKFAPPSSGPLGKAREQAAAMIPGGASHTTLEKIGYLEDIAGNPALPETLRAEAAAGLGRIEAGDAVHPIYQAIRDADTAARERREAEMHARAEAAVAQAKSIKKGKRTPPKPLPLVTGDGQPVRYPLRAFVQTWGELTNWWTHYDADTLAAELTDEQFENFLTTTDGTVRFADALRAAREDAVERPRLRAL, from the coding sequence GTGACCGAGCCACAGATCGGCAGCATCCAGCTCGACCGCACCGTCGAGTCGATCCTCGTCGGCACCCGGCACCGCGCCGACCTCGGCGACATCGACGCCCTCGCGGCATCCATCGGGCGCGACGGATTGCTGCAACCACTCACCATCACGATCGACGGCGTACTGGTGTGCGGGGCACGACGCCTGGCCGCGATCAAGAAGCTCGGCTGGCGCACCGTCAACGTGTGGGTGCGCAGCGGCCTGTCCGGCCGGCTCGGGCAGCTCCTCGCCGAGCAGGACGACAACATGCTCCACAAGCCCTACACCCAGCTCGAAGCCGCCGGCCTCTACCGCGAGATCAAGCAGGTCATGGCCGAAGACGCCGCCCGTCGCAAGAGCGCGACCCAGTTCAGCAGCGAGAACCAGCCAGGAAACGACGGTGGTGCAAAATTTGCACCACCGTCGAGCGGGCCGCTTGGGAAGGCCCGGGAGCAGGCGGCGGCGATGATTCCGGGTGGCGCGTCGCACACGACGCTGGAGAAGATCGGCTACCTCGAAGACATCGCTGGCAACCCTGCTCTGCCAGAGACTCTGCGCGCCGAGGCCGCCGCCGGGTTGGGTCGGATCGAGGCCGGTGACGCGGTGCATCCGATCTATCAAGCGATCCGCGATGCCGACACCGCTGCGCGGGAGCGGCGCGAGGCAGAGATGCACGCTCGCGCCGAAGCAGCCGTGGCCCAGGCGAAGTCGATCAAGAAGGGCAAGCGCACCCCACCCAAGCCGTTGCCGCTCGTCACCGGCGACGGCCAACCCGTCCGCTACCCGCTTCGCGCGTTCGTGCAGACCTGGGGCGAGCTCACCAACTGGTGGACCCACTACGACGCCGACACACTCGCCGCCGAGTTAACCGACGAGCAGTTCGAGAACTTCCTCACCACCACCGACGGCACCGTCCGGTTCGCCGACGCCCTCCGTGCCGCACGCGAAGACGCGGTGGAGCGGCCACGACTCCGCGCGCTCTGA
- a CDS encoding DUF2637 domain-containing protein, with product MTAVAGTVFIAAGAFWLSFTSLADLAARSGIGAGQAWAWPLIVDGIIVVATVAVVALAGQRSAWYPWALLVGGALVSVTANAIHAVVAADADVPRMLAASVAAVPPVVLLAITHLTVILTRTTDPHAEPATADSFSTNTADSMPALPPGEMEANRRDEGVADRRALGWELREAGWSNKRIARELGVHPSTVGRWFAVAHLTDTTDTADEREETIP from the coding sequence ATGACGGCGGTCGCGGGGACGGTGTTCATCGCCGCCGGGGCGTTCTGGCTGTCGTTCACGTCGTTGGCCGATCTGGCTGCTCGCTCCGGGATCGGGGCTGGGCAGGCGTGGGCGTGGCCGCTGATCGTGGACGGCATCATCGTCGTCGCCACGGTTGCCGTCGTCGCGCTCGCCGGGCAGCGCTCGGCCTGGTATCCGTGGGCGCTGCTGGTAGGCGGCGCGCTCGTGTCGGTGACGGCGAACGCCATTCATGCTGTCGTCGCCGCGGACGCCGACGTGCCAAGGATGCTCGCGGCCTCGGTCGCCGCGGTGCCGCCCGTCGTGCTGCTGGCCATCACGCACCTGACCGTGATTCTCACCCGCACCACCGACCCCCATGCGGAACCCGCCACTGCCGACTCGTTCTCGACGAACACCGCGGATTCGATGCCTGCGCTGCCGCCTGGCGAGATGGAGGCCAACCGTCGCGATGAGGGTGTGGCGGATCGGCGGGCGCTGGGGTGGGAGCTGCGCGAGGCGGGCTGGTCGAACAAGCGGATCGCCCGCGAACTCGGGGTGCATCCCTCGACCGTGGGCCGCTGGTTCGCCGTCGCGCACCTCACTGACACCACTGACACCGCCGACGAGCGGGAGGAGACGATCCCATGA